Proteins encoded together in one Acipenser ruthenus chromosome 40, fAciRut3.2 maternal haplotype, whole genome shotgun sequence window:
- the LOC117966527 gene encoding serine/threonine-protein kinase SIK2-like isoform X1 — MVMADCQQRRGPVRVGFYDIERTLGKGNFAVVKLARHRITKTEVAIKIIDKSQLDAVNLEKIYREVQIMKMLNHPHIIKLYQVMETKNMLYLVTEYAKNGEIFDYLATHGRLSEPEARRKFWQILCAVEYCHDHSIVHRDLKAENLLLDGHMNIKIADFGFGNFFEAGEPLTTWCGSPPYAAPEVFEGQQYEGPQLDIWSLGVVLYVLVCGALPFDGPSLPVLRRRVLEGRFRIPYFMSEDCEHLIRRMLVLDPSKRLTIAQIKEHKWMLLEVPVPRPVLYQQGALEDSESRMGEYNEQVLRLMQSLGIDQHKTIESLQNKSYNHFAAIYYLLVERLKSHRSSFPVDQRLDARQRRPSTIAEPTVAKVSTVGPQVSLLPHSVRLLRSPVLPQAPTFPQSSGPADISFMEDDVVGTPKVNGSLLEPLPPPAVRKGCPASPSNMMETSIDEGIETEGPECEEDPLLVCTAFQSSRYGQRRHTLSEVSNQPGMAPSAGKLFAMSTDPSLGSMDSEYETGSVHSDLSLLEEPPGLSRMTPPFIGMRPPNPAMQALSAQKREAHNRSPVSFREGRRASDTSLTQGTVAFRQHLQNLARTKGILELNKVQMLYERMGSSEDPALASTAPHLQDLLDRQQQGEPPQQQEDVAMFQNPIHPQLLSRRQSLETQYLTHRLQEASLLAQAQNSCQMYCKESPRSLEQQLQEHSTGVQAAVSSTPTLSPSPPRRLHQKRLFLQKQSQLQAYFNQMQIAEGSYAPPDQPPRAPVQLAQQSPQSQAQAQQVPGQYLSPVLEPPGEQQLQYDPYLGQYPVQTPSHLYHLPPQQEALNYSYQPCELGPNPSPSPEHYQYPAHPAANSPLAVPELHSSLFDCEMMETVDPQNGFVLVN, encoded by the exons GTTGCAATAAAGATTATTGACAAGTCTCAACTGGACGCTGTGAATCTAGAGAAGATCTACCGAGAAGTTCAGATCATGAAGATGCTGAATCACCCTCACATTATCAAGCTCTACCAG GTAATGGAGACAAAAAACATGCTGTACCTTGTAACGGAGTACGCCAAAAACGGGGAGATTTTTG ACTACCTGGCCACCCACGGGAGGCTGAGTGAACCGGAAGCGCGGCGCAAGTTCTGGCAGATCCTGTGCGCGGTGGAGTACTGTCACGACCACAGCATCGTGCACCGTGACCTCAAGGCAGAGAACCTGCTTCTGGACGGACACATGAACATCAAGATAGCCG ATTTTGGCTTTGGTAATTTCTTCGAGGCCGGGGAGCCCCTGACCACGTGGTGTGGGAGCCCCCCCTACGCAGCCCCGGAGGTGTTTGAGGGGCAGCAGTACGAGGGTCCGCAGCTCGATATCTGG agtCTGGGGGTGGTCCTGTATGTGCTGGTGTGCGGAGCCCTCCCGTTCGACGGACCCTCCCTGCCTGTGCTGAGAAGGAGAGTCCTGGAGGGTCGCTTCAGGATCCCCTACTTCATGTCTGAAG ACTGCGAGCATCTGATCCGGAGGATGCTGGTTCTAGACCCTTCCAAGCGACTGACCATCGCTCAGATCAAGGAACACAAGTGGATGCTGCTGGAGGTGCCAGTGCCGCGGCCCGTGCTCTACCAGCAGGGGGCGCTAGAGGACAGCGAGTCCAGGATGGGCGAATACAACGAACAAGTACTGCGACTCATGCAGAGCCTGGGGATTGACCAGCACAAGACcatcgag TCCCTCCAGAACAAGAGTTACAATCACTTTGCTGCTATTTATTACCTGCTTGTGGAGAGGCTGAAATCTCACCGGAGCAGCTTCCCGGTGGACCAGCGGCTCGACGCTCGACAACGACGGCCAAGCACCATCGCCGAGCCGACCGTCGCCAAG GTCAGCACTGTAGGACCTCAGGTGAGCCTTCTGCCTCACAGTGTCCGGCTGCTCCGCTCCCCAGTCCTCCCACAGGCCCCCACCTTCCCACAATCCTCGGGCCCTGCCGACATCAGCTTCATGGAGGACGACGTTGTGGGCACGCCCAAG gtGAATGGATCCCTCCTGGAGCCCCTGCCCCCCCCAGCGGTGCGCAAGGGCTGCCCAGCGTCTCCTAGCAACATGATGGAGACCTCCATCGACGAGGGGATCGAGACGGAGGGTCCGGAGTGTGAGGAGGACCCCCTGCTGGTCTGCACTGCCTTCCAGAGCTCCCGCTACGGGCAGCGCAGGCACACCCTGTCCGAGGTCAGCAACCAGCCCGGCATGGCTCCCAGCGCTG GGAAGCTGTTTGCTATGAGCACTGACCCCTCTCTGGGCAGCATGGACTCTGAGTACGAGACGGGCTCTGTCCACAGTGACCTCAGCTTACTGGAGGAGCCCCCCGGTCTGAGCAGAATGACTCCTCCGTTCATTGGAATGAGACCCCCGAACCCGGCGATGCAGGCCCTGAGCGCTCAGAAACGAGAGGCACACAACCGCTCCCCCGTGAGCTTCCGCGAGGGCCGGCGAGCCTCCGACACGTCCCTGACACAAG GAACCGTGGCATTCCGGCAGCACCTCCAAAACCTGGCGCGGACCAAAGGGATCCTGGAGCTCAATAAGGTGCAGATGCTGTACGAACGGATGGGCTCCAGTGAAGACCCTGCCCTCGCGTCCACAGCACCCCACCTGCAAGACCTCCTGGACAGGCAGCAGCAG GGTGAACCTCCCCAGCAGCAGGAGGATGTAGCAATGTTCCAAAACCCAATCCACCCTCAGTTACTGTCCCGACGGCAGAGTCTGGAGACCCAGTACCTAACGCATAGACTGCAG GAAGCCAGTCTGTTAGCACAGGCACAGAACAGCTGTCAGATGTACTGCAAGGAAAGCCCGAGAAGTCTGGAGCAGCAGCTTCAAGAACACAG TACGGGGGTCCAGGCTGCCGTGAGCAGCACTCCAACCctgtctccctctcctcctcgCAGGCTGCACCAGAAGCGGCTCTTCCTGCAGAAACAGTCCCAGCTGCAGGCCTACTTCAACCAGATGCAGATCGCAGAGGGTTCCTACGCACCTCCGGACCAGCCTCCCCGGGCCCCAGTGCAGCTAGCCCAGCAGAGCCCTCAAAGCCAGGCCCAGGCTCAGCAGGTCCCGGGCCAGTACCTCAGCCCAGTACTGGAGCCCCCAGGAGAGCAGCAGCTCCAGTACGATCCCTACCTTGGCCAGTACCCAGTCCAGACACCCAGCCACCTCTACCACCTCCCTCCGCAGCAGGAGGCTCTGAACTACAGCTACCAGCCCTGCGAGCTGGGCCcgaacccctccccctccccagagCACTACCAGTACCCTGCGCACCCGGCAGCAAACTCCCCTCTCGCTGTCCCCGAGCTGCACAGCTCGCTGTTCGACTGCGAAATGATGGAGACCGTAGACCCCCAGAACGGCTTCGTCCTGGTGAACTAA
- the LOC117966527 gene encoding serine/threonine-protein kinase SIK2-like isoform X2 has product MVMADCQQRRGPVRVGFYDIERTLGKGNFAVVKLARHRITKTEVAIKIIDKSQLDAVNLEKIYREVQIMKMLNHPHIIKLYQVMETKNMLYLVTEYAKNGEIFDYLATHGRLSEPEARRKFWQILCAVEYCHDHSIVHRDLKAENLLLDGHMNIKIADFGFGNFFEAGEPLTTWCGSPPYAAPEVFEGQQYEGPQLDIWSLGVVLYVLVCGALPFDGPSLPVLRRRVLEGRFRIPYFMSEDCEHLIRRMLVLDPSKRLTIAQIKEHKWMLLEVPVPRPVLYQQGALEDSESRMGEYNEQVLRLMQSLGIDQHKTIESLQNKSYNHFAAIYYLLVERLKSHRSSFPVDQRLDARQRRPSTIAEPTVAKVSTVGPQVSLLPHSVRLLRSPVLPQAPTFPQSSGPADISFMEDDVVGTPKVNGSLLEPLPPPAVRKGCPASPSNMMETSIDEGIETEGPECEEDPLLVCTAFQSSRYGQRRHTLSEVSNQPGMAPSAGKLFAMSTDPSLGSMDSEYETGSVHSDLSLLEEPPGLSRMTPPFIGMRPPNPAMQALSAQKREAHNRSPVSFREGRRASDTSLTQGTVAFRQHLQNLARTKGILELNKVQMLYERMGSSEDPALASTAPHLQDLLDRQQQGEPPQQQEDVAMFQNPIHPQLLSRRQSLETQYLTHRLQEASLLAQAQNSCQMYCKESPRSLEQQLQEHRLHQKRLFLQKQSQLQAYFNQMQIAEGSYAPPDQPPRAPVQLAQQSPQSQAQAQQVPGQYLSPVLEPPGEQQLQYDPYLGQYPVQTPSHLYHLPPQQEALNYSYQPCELGPNPSPSPEHYQYPAHPAANSPLAVPELHSSLFDCEMMETVDPQNGFVLVN; this is encoded by the exons GTTGCAATAAAGATTATTGACAAGTCTCAACTGGACGCTGTGAATCTAGAGAAGATCTACCGAGAAGTTCAGATCATGAAGATGCTGAATCACCCTCACATTATCAAGCTCTACCAG GTAATGGAGACAAAAAACATGCTGTACCTTGTAACGGAGTACGCCAAAAACGGGGAGATTTTTG ACTACCTGGCCACCCACGGGAGGCTGAGTGAACCGGAAGCGCGGCGCAAGTTCTGGCAGATCCTGTGCGCGGTGGAGTACTGTCACGACCACAGCATCGTGCACCGTGACCTCAAGGCAGAGAACCTGCTTCTGGACGGACACATGAACATCAAGATAGCCG ATTTTGGCTTTGGTAATTTCTTCGAGGCCGGGGAGCCCCTGACCACGTGGTGTGGGAGCCCCCCCTACGCAGCCCCGGAGGTGTTTGAGGGGCAGCAGTACGAGGGTCCGCAGCTCGATATCTGG agtCTGGGGGTGGTCCTGTATGTGCTGGTGTGCGGAGCCCTCCCGTTCGACGGACCCTCCCTGCCTGTGCTGAGAAGGAGAGTCCTGGAGGGTCGCTTCAGGATCCCCTACTTCATGTCTGAAG ACTGCGAGCATCTGATCCGGAGGATGCTGGTTCTAGACCCTTCCAAGCGACTGACCATCGCTCAGATCAAGGAACACAAGTGGATGCTGCTGGAGGTGCCAGTGCCGCGGCCCGTGCTCTACCAGCAGGGGGCGCTAGAGGACAGCGAGTCCAGGATGGGCGAATACAACGAACAAGTACTGCGACTCATGCAGAGCCTGGGGATTGACCAGCACAAGACcatcgag TCCCTCCAGAACAAGAGTTACAATCACTTTGCTGCTATTTATTACCTGCTTGTGGAGAGGCTGAAATCTCACCGGAGCAGCTTCCCGGTGGACCAGCGGCTCGACGCTCGACAACGACGGCCAAGCACCATCGCCGAGCCGACCGTCGCCAAG GTCAGCACTGTAGGACCTCAGGTGAGCCTTCTGCCTCACAGTGTCCGGCTGCTCCGCTCCCCAGTCCTCCCACAGGCCCCCACCTTCCCACAATCCTCGGGCCCTGCCGACATCAGCTTCATGGAGGACGACGTTGTGGGCACGCCCAAG gtGAATGGATCCCTCCTGGAGCCCCTGCCCCCCCCAGCGGTGCGCAAGGGCTGCCCAGCGTCTCCTAGCAACATGATGGAGACCTCCATCGACGAGGGGATCGAGACGGAGGGTCCGGAGTGTGAGGAGGACCCCCTGCTGGTCTGCACTGCCTTCCAGAGCTCCCGCTACGGGCAGCGCAGGCACACCCTGTCCGAGGTCAGCAACCAGCCCGGCATGGCTCCCAGCGCTG GGAAGCTGTTTGCTATGAGCACTGACCCCTCTCTGGGCAGCATGGACTCTGAGTACGAGACGGGCTCTGTCCACAGTGACCTCAGCTTACTGGAGGAGCCCCCCGGTCTGAGCAGAATGACTCCTCCGTTCATTGGAATGAGACCCCCGAACCCGGCGATGCAGGCCCTGAGCGCTCAGAAACGAGAGGCACACAACCGCTCCCCCGTGAGCTTCCGCGAGGGCCGGCGAGCCTCCGACACGTCCCTGACACAAG GAACCGTGGCATTCCGGCAGCACCTCCAAAACCTGGCGCGGACCAAAGGGATCCTGGAGCTCAATAAGGTGCAGATGCTGTACGAACGGATGGGCTCCAGTGAAGACCCTGCCCTCGCGTCCACAGCACCCCACCTGCAAGACCTCCTGGACAGGCAGCAGCAG GGTGAACCTCCCCAGCAGCAGGAGGATGTAGCAATGTTCCAAAACCCAATCCACCCTCAGTTACTGTCCCGACGGCAGAGTCTGGAGACCCAGTACCTAACGCATAGACTGCAG GAAGCCAGTCTGTTAGCACAGGCACAGAACAGCTGTCAGATGTACTGCAAGGAAAGCCCGAGAAGTCTGGAGCAGCAGCTTCAAGAACACAG GCTGCACCAGAAGCGGCTCTTCCTGCAGAAACAGTCCCAGCTGCAGGCCTACTTCAACCAGATGCAGATCGCAGAGGGTTCCTACGCACCTCCGGACCAGCCTCCCCGGGCCCCAGTGCAGCTAGCCCAGCAGAGCCCTCAAAGCCAGGCCCAGGCTCAGCAGGTCCCGGGCCAGTACCTCAGCCCAGTACTGGAGCCCCCAGGAGAGCAGCAGCTCCAGTACGATCCCTACCTTGGCCAGTACCCAGTCCAGACACCCAGCCACCTCTACCACCTCCCTCCGCAGCAGGAGGCTCTGAACTACAGCTACCAGCCCTGCGAGCTGGGCCcgaacccctccccctccccagagCACTACCAGTACCCTGCGCACCCGGCAGCAAACTCCCCTCTCGCTGTCCCCGAGCTGCACAGCTCGCTGTTCGACTGCGAAATGATGGAGACCGTAGACCCCCAGAACGGCTTCGTCCTGGTGAACTAA